A part of Ptychodera flava strain L36383 chromosome 11, AS_Pfla_20210202, whole genome shotgun sequence genomic DNA contains:
- the LOC139143806 gene encoding uncharacterized protein isoform X1 codes for MTLGGLGLSFSRKLSPIETNVELWNGDHMFSYKQPPGYNAWMKIYIAKDDDNDGAMGYSINGQLTLMLSVQDLNKALTHVYVTRWDVFLQLEAGLNFDFRLKIFGQQVGVYFEQLRAKAVGYLSLGGFGRQWCGASADPPGVFVNLVFARQPFGHSLFAKLFQPRTDIIVSAFLNYDVSDALRSTPSGDAVITPLLNALKPDIRQLADLITNFTTSTLTLIDEAISERLSDLETRVNELHDKIDNAILGLSTGTLKDIPDVVTPITTSMNDIQTDWGDLKAQIISQTRNLESDLTLYIDRYINRAKQSIDDLVKNFIDHILRLKNGLSGVGLRFASELNIFGLKFGLVEVELVASSKLGQCSRFSDVYQHLGDETAVRGLVVLPVYYRYPGITIEQVGHEFALSLERHDFIFRFLARIKILGLISSEPNLFINPKFIFFEAEGKIWGVSYASVNARASVSVPWRQQWWTVSGEFDLRSFPAAMNREMTRASEYLGQMANKRLNMAKDIFEIYNAKLDDAKSWLDKKKADVEKAEVLFDSAVNALSRVENSLESMQEQVEQARDWLREKQRDVDKLCRIKTCKKLCIPGIKCRLCSKKVLGVKVRYPCCGFTKCMVKVPNLVCIAANVICAGLRAVAFTALKLAEEAIGITMVTFDQAQLLVQGAQVVVDKSRVVLEAAEVGFDLAKGSFTAMQEASRGAQLAMETTTRLVAGGLEVFNFIVRHGRGAVVDVKRSWFELEVSTFDVFLFEVYMEVDFFRLGSRELSVMINFKNYPESISNAAAAIIKNIAYSLIPIRGRRAIEGGPDDTSNSYNESNSNNDTIHIKVPFNDVFEDGNRSSVVSEDKEMEFRIRMFDEKCSRFEELADYLIEAMTVLYDIAFDSNAGMGNATDALNGIDDMIYNITHIEKNNTGINMTEAFFNYNLTEQDIALAVMDLNVTENLVVNESINALFTVKDITLDEITAASDYHIITPWKQVMMNYTTEVFADDECASFEDCLFYTFDEIYGLYENVDLPNTTAMRSLITDAKQQFFAVLRNDSLRIADAEAVAAGVLDLLQESRDMKIFCATPPSITLQPSNLTTVENNNITLFCKAAADPPASYTWYKDGHLISAPAVTGDLYLSSVSESSRGWYLCQAGNHVANMTSVEVYVDVHTAPVITNVSESKLVLEGEEPPVVLTCNSTGWPLPSTQWFFTSTMSTNTSLDVDDGSLVLVKPHVSQTGSYTCEASNIVGKDTSKEIKVTIVGTSAAVPELTVSFEFYDGVLYEDHKMNITRCYTITRGSTEFVNNLKETISSELQNILGIGVDRFLDWRVTNIAQGDGIHGEVGVSIIAANITNTSTADNSYERIESFYRSGKEDLSLLGTILQEASFQERVLFGEDGCSASFKSGTMNLTAPSGRCPAGYRVHETKNFLCVCCGPGQYRPAAVSSSTCLPCPFGSYQPSMCSSSCIPFPCGLTSIPTGSGDVDKDISPILKPSVINTAESQEPTYAGQVILATMEDHLWLLNMCQMFNMDVETVHRPELPPVIAAHKMTDFLLIRLILVQQQKEFTIV; via the exons ATGACGCTTGGGGGTCTTGGCCTTTCCTTCAGCAGAAAGCTGAGTCCGATTGAAACCAATGTTGAGCTGTGGAACGGTGACCATATGTTCTCATATAAACAACCACCCGGGTACAATGCTTGgatgaaaatatatattgcGAAGGACGATGACAATGACGGTGCGATGGGATATTCTATAAACGGCCAACTGACTTTGATGTTGTCGGTTCAAGATCTGAACAAG GCCTTAACTCATGTCTATGTGACTCGCTGGGACGTATTTCTACAACTTGAGGCTGGACTCAACTTTGACTTTCGACTAAAGATTTTCGGGCAACAAGTTGGTGTTTATTTTGAACAACTTAGAGCAAAGGCCGTTGGGTACCTGTCACTTGGCG GATTTGGAAGACAATGGTGTGGAGCATCTGCTGATCCACCAGGAGTGTTTGTTAACCTGGTGTTCGCGAGACAACCTTTTGGTCATTCTTTATTTGCCAAACTTTTCCAACCGCGTACAGATATAATCGTGTCAGCATTCCTGAACTATGACGTCTCAGACGCTTTAAGAAGCACGCCATCAGGTGACGCAGTGATCACGCCACTGTTAAATGCACTGAAACCAGACATACGCCAACTAGCCGATTTGATCACAAACTTCACCACATCAACGCTTACTCTGATAGACGAGGCAATATCTGAAAGACTCTCTGACTTAGAAACGCGAGTAAATGAGCTACACGACAAAATCGACAATGCCATTCTAGGTCTTTCGACAGGAACGCTGAAAGATATACCTGATGTAGTCACGCCAATCACGACATCAATGAATGACATTCAAACAGACTGGGGTGActtgaaagcccagataatctcACAGACACGTAACCTAGAGTCTGATCTAACGCTTTACATTGATAGGTATATTAATAGGGCAAAACAGAGCATCGATGATCTTGTTAAGAATTTCATCGATCATATTTTACGCCTTAAAAACGGTCTTTCAGGTGTAGGTCTTCGATTTGCTTCAGAGTTGAACATTTTTGGATTAAAGTTTGGTCTTGTGGAAGTTGAATTAGTTGCATCATCTAAATTGGGACAATGCAGTAGATTTAGTGATGTGTATCAGCATCTAGGTGATGAGACTGCAGTAAGGGGATTGGTGGTGTTACCTGTCTACTACAGATACCCAGGAATCACGATTGAGCAAGTCGGACATGAGTTTGCCCTATCGTTGGAGAGGCATGATTTCATCTTTCGTTTTCTAGCCCGTATTAAAATTCTCGGACTGATAAGTTCCGAACCTAATCTCTTCATCAATCCGAAATTCATCTTTTTTGAAGCGGAGGGGAAAATTTGGGGAGTGTCTTATGCCTCTGTGAATGCTAGGGCAAGTGTATCGGTCCCCTGGCGACAGCAGTGGTGGACGGTCTCCGGTGAATTTGACCTGCGATCGTTCCCAGCGGCGATGAATAGAGAAATGACACGGGCTAGCGAATACCTTGGGCAAATGGCAAATAAGAGATTGAATATGGCTaaggacatttttgaaatttacaatgcaAAATTGGATGATGCTAAGTCTTGGCTGGATAAAAAGAAAGCGGACGTTGAAAAGGCTGAGGTCTTGTTTGATTCTGCAGTGAATGCCCTCAGCCGGGTGGAAAATTCGCTAGAATCCATGCAAGAGCAAGTTGAGCAGGCAAGGGACTGGCTGCGGGAAAAACAGCGGGATGTCGATAAACTTTGCAGAATAAAAACTTGCAAGAAGCTTTGCATTCCTGGGATAAAATGCCGACTTTGTAGTAAAAAGGTGTTGGGTGTAAAAGTTCGTTACCCATGTTGCGGGTTCACCAAATGCATGGTAAAAGTTCCGAACCTTGTATGCATCGCTGCAAATGTGATCTGTGCTGGTCTCCGGGCTGTGGCATTTACGGCTCTAAAATTAGCAGAAGAAGCCATTGGTATCACAATGGTTACATTCGATCAGGCGCAACTTCTTGTCCAAGGTGCGCAAGTTGTAGTTGACAAATCACGAGTTGTGCTTGAAGCGGCAGAGGTTGGCTTCGATTTAGCTAAAGGGTCATTTACAGCAATGCAAGAAGCTTCCAGAGGCGCTCAACTTGCCATGGAAACCACTACACGCCTAGTTGCCGGTGGACTCGAAGTATTCAATTTTATCGTGCGACATGGTCGAGGGGCCGTTGTTGACGTCAAGCGTTCCTGGTTTGAACTCGAAGTGTCCACATTTGACGTATTCTTATTTGAAGTTTACATGGAAGTTGATTTTTTCCGGCTTGGGTCGAGGGAACTATCAGTGatgataaattttaaaaattatccaGAAAGCATCTCGAACGCAGCTGCGGCTATCATAAAGAACATCGCTTACTCTCTGATCCCAATCCGAGGAAGGCGTGCCATAGAAGGTGGGCCTGATGACACCAGTAACAGCTACAATGAGAGCAATTCCAACAATGATACTATACATATAAAGGTGCCCTTCAATGACGTATTTGAAGACGGTAATCGAAGTAGTGTCGTTTCCGAGGACAAAGAAATGGAATTCAGGATAAGAATGTTTGACGAAAAGTGTAGCAGATTTGAAGAATTGGCCGACTACTTGATCGAAGCAATGACAGTCCTTTACGACATAGCGTTTGATTCCAACGCGGGAATGGGAAATGCAACAGATGCGCTGAACGGTATCGATGATATGATATACAACATTACACACATTGAGAAGAACAACACTGGTATCAACATGACTGAAGCATTCTTTAATTACAATCTAACAGAACAAGATATTGCACTGGCGGTTATGGATTTGAATGTCACCGAAAACCTGGTTGTTAACGAATCTATTAACGCCCTTTTCACTGTAAAGGACATCACTTTGGATGAAATCACTGCCGCGTCTGACTACCACATCATTACTCCATGGAAACAAGTGATGATGAACTACACGACTGAGGTGTTTGCAGACGACGAATGCGCCTCGTTCGAAGATTGCCTTTTTTatacatttgatgaaatatacgGTCTGTATGAGAATGTTGATCTGCCAAACACCACGGCAATGAGATCCTTGATAACTGATGCAAAGCAGCAATTTTTCGCAGTTTTAAGGAACGATAGTCTACGGATAGCAGATGCCGAAGCTGTGGCAGCTGGGGTCTTGGATCTTCTGCAGGAGTCAAGAGATATGAAAATATTCTGTGCGACTCCACCGTCCATCACGCTTCAACCATCAAATCTGACGACAGTGGAAAATAATAACATAactttgttttgcaaagcaGCAGCGGATCCCCCGGCTTCATACACATGGTATAAAGACGGACACCTAATTTCCGCACCGGCTGTGACGGGAGATCTATATCTCAGTTCTGTGTCTGAATCTTCTAGAGGATGGTATCTCTGTCAGGCAGGCAACCATGTTGCTAATATGACATCCGTGGAGGTATATGTTGATGTTCACACAGCTCCTGTGATAACAAATGTGTCAGAGAGTAAACTGGTACTGGAAGGTGAGGAGCCACCGGTTGTCTTGACTTGCAATAGCACAGGATGGCCTCTACCATCCACTCAGTGGTTCTTCACCTCCACGATGTCTACTAACACGTCTCTTGATGTTGACGATGGCTCTTTAGTCCTTGTTAAACCTCATGTGAGTCAAACGGGTTCGTATACCTGTGAAGCCTCAAACATTGTTGGCAAGGATACGTCAAAGGAAATTAAAGTAACGATCGTGGGAACATCAGCTGCTGTGCCTGAATTGACGGTCTCGTTTGAATTCTATGATGGCGTACTATATGAAGACCACAAGATGAATATCACAAGATGTTACACAATCACACGAGGAAGCACTGAATTTGTCAATAATCTCAAAGAAACAATAAGTAGCgaacttcaaaatattcttggCATTGGTGTTGATAGGTTTCTTGACTGGAGAGTAACAAATATTGCGCAGGGAGATGGTATCCATGGTGAAGTTGGTGTAAGCATTATAGCTGCTAACATTACCAACACTTCTACAGCCGACAATTCCTACGAACGAATTGAGTCTTTTTACAGAAGCGGCAAAGAGGATCTGTCACTACTCGGTACCATTTTACAAGAAGCATCATTCCAAGAAAGAGTGCTGTTCGGAGAAGATGGCTGCAGTGCCAGTTTTAAGAGTGGGACTATGAACTTAACTGCGCCGTCAGGTAGATGCCCTGCTGGTTATCGAGTTCACGAAACAAAGAACTTCCTCTGCG TTTGTTGTGGCCCCGGACAGTACAGACCTGCTGCAGTCAGTTCTTCGACTTGTCTACCTTGCCCATTTGGTTCCTATCAACCGAGCATGTGCAGCTCCTCCTGTATTCCATTCCCCTGTGGTCTGACATCAATTCCGACAGGATCAGGTGATGTCGACAAAG ATATATCACCAATCCTTAAACCGAGTGTAATAAACACAGCAGAAAGCCAG GAACCGACATATGCTGGGCAAGTGATTCTTGCAACCATGGAAGACCACCTGTGGCTTCTCAACATGTGTCAGATGTTTAACATGGATGTAGAAACGGTGCACCGGCCTGAGCTTCCACCAGTAATTGCTGCTCACAAAATGACAGATTTCTTGCTGATACGCCTTATCCTAGTGCAACAGCAGAAAGAATTTACTATTGTTTGA